The following DNA comes from Hordeum vulgare subsp. vulgare chromosome 3H, MorexV3_pseudomolecules_assembly, whole genome shotgun sequence.
gcaaattaaaccaatcatagcaattcatcaatcaccgataggacaacgataatctactcagacatcataggatagcaacacatcattggataataatatgtagcataaagcaccatgttcaagtagatggtacagcgggttgcgggagagtgaaccgctgaatatagatgggggaagatgatggagatgttggtgaagacgatggaggtgttggtgtagatcgccgtcacacgatgatgtccctggcggcgttccggcgccgccgagagagagggggagagagcccacctccttcttcttcttccttgaccttctccctagatgggagaagggtttcccctctgttccatggtctccatggcagcggaggggcgagagcccctccgagattgaatCTCTCTcattgtgtccttctgtttctgcgctcccaaattctgcatttcaccgtttcttaaattcccagagatctgtaactccgattgggctgaaattttaacacgattatcttccggatattatctttcttgcggcgaaagaaggtctccaaccgtcttaaggagtggccacaagcctgcctgccgcgggcccaccccttggccacagcgacagggcttgtgggcactccatgcatcgcctcgcgttgattcttcttcctaaaaatcataaatattccaaaacaatcccctaagtttttattacgtttgtactttgtttggtatggatattctgtgaaacaaaaaacatgcaacaaacaggaattggcactgggcagtggatcaatatgttagtccccaaaatagtataaaaagttgtcaaaagtatatgaaagttgtagaatattagcaagaaaaaatcaaaaattatagatacgacagagacgtatcatagTCTACGTTTTTAGGTTGTTCATCGTATTGGCTTCGGCAGCGAAGATGACGGCGCTCAATAAAGATTATTTCCTATGGTCGATGATGGATTTGGAAACTGGTGTGTTCAAGCAAGGATGGCGTGACAACGGTGGCATCCTCATGGTGGACCTATGTCCTCGGGCTCCACCCTTGCGACGACGTTTTCTCTAGCATTGGTGCGCAGCTTGGGAGGTAGTCAAAGAGAGGATGCAGATTGTGGTGTGCATCGACAACATCTGAAAGACAAAACATGTGCTGGGTTCGTGGATGACAGGTATGGCTTCCTCAATCGACGTCTTAGTCATGGTGGGATGTTAGATCTACAGCTCGATGACGTATTCGGGGTGTTGCTCCGGCTTGATTCGATCAACAACAAGGGCTTCACTTTTGATGAGCCACCTTGAAGGTCCGCAAAACTGCTTATCAACGATGGAGCTGCGTTGAGCTCGGATGAGGAGGTGATTCATCATTTTTTCTTCGATGACTAGTGTGATGATGTCGGAGACAGGTGACAAACGTTGGTGTCAAACTCAGGGatgttcttctatcttttcagttTTGTCTTGTTGGTCTTTATGTGACTTATACTTTAATCTTTATGATATGAATGAGACACATATTACCAAGCAAAAAAAAATcctttttttgtgtttttcactTTATATAGAAGACGTGAACATGTGTGTTCTCAAAACaaaattcatttttttccttttgtgatccgtgcgttgcaacggaagagaaaataacgcACACTTTAAatgcaatatattttcacatggcatcacatttgtgttgccgacgatggctttagtgctcacacaacgaaaacgcgtttgaatgtacagtcactcggaataagatgaaaaatatgttgtttctccccacgaggttTTTCAAAGGTGAGCATTTGTGGTTAACGATGTtctctttcctctcaatttggtttgaatttaatggatgtttattgcaattcgtatcgtcgccggaaagagagaaaaaaagaccaTACACTACGGATTAAGTTTATTTAGACtctacatatttttttaatcaaatttcatctataacatgttaaaatcggagttacggtttaaaagatatggataattttattTTCGATAAAATTTGGATTGACTAACTGAAATGTtaggttttttttgttaaaatacggagtgcgggttgattacctggaaCATCACGGGGTTTTCTGAACAATGCAAAAAACGATTCATTTTctcacttaaatccggactgcagGTTGATTTCAGGAAACTTCGAGGGCTTGTTTGTAAAAGTGGCACGACGAAACGTTTTCCTCACTTAAGAAAGGACTACGGGTTGATTAACTGAAAACGGAGGAACTTTTTCGCAAaaatgccacgacggacgaccagaaaccgtatttgctttattattactagcaaaagagcaCGTGCGGTGCAACGGAAAAAAAAATTCCCACGCTCTTAATTTACAGAAGTTCAAAATTTACAACCCAAAATAAAACAATTCCAATTTAGTAAAATTGCACCAATCTATCATTAATTTTACAAATCAATAATTAATTAAGAAAAGTCATGCAAGAAAGCCAAGAACAATAGAGATCCAATTTTTGACCCCCaagtaaaaggaaataaatcggcGAACAAAATGGATCAATGATTTTTATTGATGTATACATTCAATACATCATCCTCATAATACGGTTTTAATTTATGGTCCCAAGAAAATGTTCCTCCTTTAATCGTGCATACATATCAAGAATCttgattttctttccttcctCATTTTTCCATCACATTGCGCTTCACATATAATCGGGAGGTAGACAACTCATTATTACCTAAAAACATAAATATGTTTATAAACTGGTACAAAGGAATATAAGGGAGCAAAGTGAGGCTATTTAGTAAGACTAATTAATCTTTTCTCTGAGTCTCAATAAAATCTGTGATGTGACAACGAGCCGATGCCTAAAGATAGAAGCGAGTGCGTGAAAATTTCAATCATTATATAAATCAATGCGGACGGACCAAAAACTTAAGAAAACTGCCTTTTTTTTATTAAAGCCCTTCGTCACAAAAGAACCCCTCAAAACAAATCTAAGAAAAGTTAGTTGCATCGTCCACCATCTAACCGAGCGAGCAGCCTATCTTTATCCACAAGCTCGCCATTGCTCGGGATCTTGTCCTTCTAGCGCCTACGACCTGCCCACGAGCCTGTCGGTGAgcccatctcctcctcgcccccacCCCGCGCCCTTAGTCTCCCGTGCCTCCGCTTGCTCTGGTCCGCGTCCTGTTGGAGCGCCATGGATGCCACTTGCTCTGGTCCGCGCCCCGCCCTGCCGGAGCGCCCTCGACGTCCGGCGCCTCCTACTGGTTGTGCTTCTCATTGTTGCTGTTCGCATCCTTCGGTGAGCCCATCTCCTCCTCACCCCCTCCCCCCGCACGCCCTCAGTCTCCCGCGCTTTTGCTGAGTTAATTTCTTCATGGATCGTTTGTCGATTCGTTTTTCCCTTCCTTCTTTCCCTTCCTAATTCCAGAGCCGCTTGTTGATTCTCTGGGCCATACGTATATAAACCGGTGAGATTACATGTAAAGGAGCAAGGTGGGATTATTTTGACTGTAAAAAGGACCCTCTCCTCTAGCACAACTGCGCAAGTGTGACGGGCCAGAAAGTTCACAGCGGGTCGGCGGCCCCCTGCTTCAGCggcagcaccaccaccgctgccTCGTGCTGGTGTCGGACGGCAGCGAGGGCGGCGTGGCCGGGGCGTGGCGGTGGTGGCAGCAGCTGCTCCACGGCGCGGAGTCGGCGGAGCCAGTGGAGGATCCTGGCGAGTGGAGGGGaaatggtggtgctgctgctggtcGGTGGTGCGTGGTCATGGCACGGCGTGCCAAGAAGTTGACGATGCCGGCGGTGAGCCGCGGCGATgtggaaggagaggaagaggtcGTGCACGTGCTGCTTGGATCACACGACATGGAATGTTTGTCTGACGTCGAGTTGAACTGCTCCAGGACCGATTTCAGACCCTCTGCTCCTCCATCCACCACCACACCCACCACCGCAtcagcgaggggaggaggagggggagggggaggggagggagggaggaggaagaggaggaggatgggcggccgggaggaggaggagggggaggggagggagggctgcAAAGGACCGCGGGTTTGAAAGGGTGTTTTCGTAAAGATGCACGATGGACGAAACGTTTTTTTCCACTTAAGAAATGACTGTGGTTGATTAACTAAAAACGGAGGGACTTTTTTCGCAAAAATgccatgacggacgaccagaaaccctatttgcttcATTATTAGGGAGAGACTAGCAAAATGGCCTGTGCATTGCCACGGAAAgaaaaacataatcttcaacgatggtgaccacattacgttcacatatcatcgctagATTTAGAAAATTTGTGCACAAATGCAACAAAATATTTCTTTTTTAAAATGTATTTGCAAGttaaagcaatctttacattttcagaaaatatatatcatggttgtcaaaaatcttggtaactcaaagattttttctgaatttcaaattttttttagaaaacatacaatagtaattcgatccatccaacagttaattcttcaaaattcacacagatATATtatcacaaagacttagaagcattaatgtttaactacatacattagatttttcatgaacaattttacaaatatggaaacaattttaaaatcaagaacatttttttacagtttacaaacatttactaaaaatcgtgattattttttatatttcgaacgggtttaaatattttcttttgaattggcgacctaTTCAAGAAAAAGAcggacataattttttatgttgaaggattttattttaaattcacaaacattttttgaaacgcatgaagtttttctgaataaacaaacatttttataaatcagtaatatatttactaaattcatggacattgttttggaatttgcaaaaaaaatataaaattccggcgctttttttgaatcctatttttaattcaaaataaaaattcatcagcattttaattcaaaattcctatttttgaatatgcaaaagtttttgtaattctaaattatttaaattataaataaacaaaaatggaacagaaaattttaaatagaaaaaagaaactatcaaaacaggcattagctatttttaaaattttatgacattttttaaatgcattaacatattttgaattagaaagcattttgttaaatgcctttaataatttttaatacatggaattgtatttgagatcatggacttttcttattgtataaacattttctaaaattgcaaacattttattgtatatgcgagcatttttacgaaactccgagcagtttttgaagtcacaaacattttagttttttaaatatgttgatttataattttcagtttatcaaaattttaaagattatttgaagttctaaattatttaaattaaaaataaaaataaataaacagaactaaaagcaggcgctTGTGCATGGGCCGACCTATACGGTGTGCTGGCTATTCTCCCagcatgcagagcgtaatatagaagGTTTTTACATGGATCGGCCCAATACAAGATTTTTcgttttgtgaaacgttttctattacttacggtggcatggtgggtaatttatgcaaactttagggatAATTTTCAAGACGGACAACAAAAACTGTATTGATTAGGGAGAGATCTAGGAGCATGTGAGCCTGGACTCAGTATTGAATATTTGCATAACTGCCCTCCTATGACTGAAATAATGTTTTTGTTATAACAACATAGAATTATTGAATCTTTCTAATAATTTCAACTCAGTTGAAATATTTCTAGAAAACGCATCTTCTCAAAAAAGAGTTGATATAAATTGACATGCATACGATAAAAAATGTTGGAATGAAAGAGGCCCTAGAGTCACATCTTGTTAGCCCAAGAACCACGCTTTGGCAGTGCCGCCGTTGGAACCTACTCCACTTATTCAGAAAAAAAAAGGAACCTACTCGACTCTCTACGCCTACAAGCAGTTGCCTAGGCAAAGCtttcacatcaacatcatcgctcaCATTAACAATCCTCCCCAAAGAGGCCTCAGGAACATTAACCGGCAAAGCGTGCAATAAACTGAATGAAAAAGCAGTAACAATGTAGACCCAGAAATTGCAGCCCAACTTGGTAATCCTGACATTTAAATTGAGAATCAAGAAATTTTGCAACCATAAACCCTATGCCACACAGCCTGCTGCATGCACGCAGCAAGACTCGCCAGAGTGGTGATCCTATAGGTTGCAGTCCTGACCAATGCTGGAAATGATACCAATcgagtacttcctccgtcccaaaataagtgactcaaaaatgactcaagagaagagtcatttttgagtcacttactttgagatggagggagtagaaCACAATTCTACCAGATGCCGCGTTGTGCTAAAATATGCAAGGCTTGATCGGTCACGCGGAAGCTGTTACACACTGAACAAAAGGAGACCATGCAGAAACAAATGAAGGACAACCAAAAGGCAGCAGCTAACTGCGGAGGATGCAGATAAACTGTCCAGTGATCTGCCTTCGTGGAAAACATCACGTAGATGAATCGATTTCCACTGCTGGAGCGCGCTCGCCAACTTCTAGGAAGAACGTAGAGTCCCTCCATGGCTCACTACTTCAAATTTGCCGGGTGTTGTATGACTTGCAACTATGGCACTTATGTGCAATTAAGTGAAACTGCACCTCTGATACCGCCCCGCAATCATTGCACAATATGCGAACCTACAACCAGGAAACGTGGATCAGCAGAGGCAAACAGATTTAGCTTTTCGGTTCAAATTATCTAGCAACGAGGTTGGTTAATGATGTGCCGAGTATGCCACTTGTACAAGCAAACGAGAACATTACCATCTTATCGTCGAAGGAGTTTGACAGAGTCGCTAGTTCTGCATCCAGTCTTTCCCATGCCTTTGACATGTCACACACCGACTTGGAGCAGAGCGGGCATGCGAATCTAAAATTTGGTTTTAGACATGTCAACTGCCTGGCCCTAGTGCTACACATGACAAACCAGAGTATATCGAAGACCAAGTTAAACTTACTGGCAATGCTCCTTCATTTCTTTCAAGCATTTTTCATGAATTGTATGACCACACGGcagaacagagacatcatttctcGACTCAAACAAGTACTGGAAATCACGACAGGGTCAGCCAGAGAATAATGCGAAATCAGAAATTAATTCATAAAACTATATGCTGCAGATCCAAAAGAGCAAGCAATTGAACACCAACCTCGAAGCAGATTGGACAGTCATGATGCATGGCTCCTTCAACACATGCATGACTGTTCTTCAAAACAGTAGAATAACAACATCCTGCATGAGATACATAAACAGGAAGGGTTACACCAACTAAATGGAATGAAGTAATAAAGTTATAAAAACTAATTCATAAGTGTAAAAAATGAACTAAGCCCAATACTGAGATTTTTACAACAAAATTAGCAATATTCAAATGTACACTATAGTTTTGTTAAGACTTTAGAATGAGTAAAGAACTTGAGGAATGGACGACTAAAAATTGTGGATTTTGAGTTAAAAGTTGAAAATACTATGCATTCACCTAGTTATTTATAACATACAGGAGAATGAAAATGTCTCTGAGAAAAACTCTTCCTATTTTCTGGCACAAATCAACTACAAGTCGTGCAACATTGTGAAACCGCAGAAGTCTACAAAGAATAATGTGTGTACAAACATGTTGCAGCAAGCTTCCTAGATATGACATCATACGGGTACACTGTGCTTTCAAGAATGCAATTTTAGACACAAGAACGACGCATTACCACATTTTGAGCAGTGAAAGAAATTCTCCCTGCCACCAATTCTGCAAAGATaagaacaaattcaaatttaaaaacaactttcaacaaaaataatagtCCAGAGACATACATCCATACAATTCCAAGACTGGAAATTATCACAGGACAAAATTGCATACCTGCATATTCCACAACCATGGCAGTGATACTGCTGTTTTGAGACCTGGAATCACAAAATTAATTCTTAGTATGGCATACTGCTGAACCTTGATCGAAGTAGACAAAAAAACCAAAACTGGAAACTCCTCTTACTCACATCATCATCAAAGAGCTTGCACACTTCACAGAAATACTTCCCCATGCATACACCACAGCTGATGCATATTTGTCGTACCTGGCAACAGATAAGCAAGAAGCATCTTGATGACACATTGAAGCTAGACAGGAAAGCACTACTTTTATGCAGCAATGACTATGGTTCAGTCACGAACCTCTTGTTCAGTGCCACACAATGAGCATATGACCTGTTTACAGATCAAGAACCAACTCAGCATGACTGTAAGAGTAATGAGGGTTGCAAAGTAGTGGTGTAcctcaaaataaaacaaaacgaaCCTGCTGCAGTTCATGGCGTGGAAGTTCATGTCGCCTAGGAGTATCAATTCTAATCGAATTCTGTCAATACATAGTACATTATTTCTCCACAAtttacaaataaaataaaatccagaACAAATAATGAGCACTTAAACCGTAACAGAACGCATAATCGTCTAAGAAAAACTTATACACAATATAAACAAAGCATAAGAGATATAGACATGCATCTAAAAAGCACCAAGAAATAGAAAAACAGTTGGCGATATATTTATCGTCAAGCTTAAATGTGAATGGTGTTTGACATATCTCATGATATTACAGCTCCCAAAACGCTATTGATATGACTATATtttcaaaaatcatttcaggACAAAATTATTAATACTTGAACCATATAATAGTAAGTTAAATCGTTTGTGGAAAACGTTATATGCAATATAAATAGAAGTACATATATGCATCCAGAAAAAACATCAGGAAATAGAATAAAAGTTGACCATATTAATTGAGATGTTTTGACATATCACACGATATTATAGCTCCCAACATACGGTTTAATATTAATATAGTATCCTTGTACCAGCACATAA
Coding sequences within:
- the LOC123444288 gene encoding probable E3 ubiquitin-protein ligase RZFP34; this encodes MGAVQLESVAAQHAHAKLNMDSLPQGPSLFDGNDTARVNGSNSDEYERFEKGLMEYGCAHYRRRCRIRAPCCNDIFDCRHCHNESKNSIRIDTPRRHELPRHELQQVICSLCGTEQEVRQICISCGVCMGKYFCEVCKLFDDDVSKQQYHCHGCGICRIGGRENFFHCSKCGCCYSTVLKNSHACVEGAMHHDCPICFEYLFESRNDVSVLPCGHTIHEKCLKEMKEHCQFACPLCSKSVCDMSKAWERLDAELATLSNSFDDKMVRILCNDCGAVSEVQFHLIAHKCHSCKSYNTRQI